gatattttataattaacaaGCTACACTAAGTCTAAGACTAATACTAGTATATTTCCTACAGTTGTTGATTGCCAACCAAGGAATTAGGAAAAGAGATTCTTGGGTTTGAAGCAAATTAAGACAACATTTGGTTATTGCAAAGGACATGACAAAGGTACATTCATTGTTCACCAACACCTTGTTGGTTGGTCTTCTTACAAACCCTAAAGAGACCCGCCATTCTGCCTCCAATTCCTCATTTCTCTTCTAATTTCTATTACCCAAAGTTAACGAAAACTGAAGCCAAATAATAGTAACAGCTAACCATGGCCCAACTCATCTGTTTGCTCCACTACGTATTGGATTTTGGATcagatttaataataaattactttcatttaaatttgattataaaaatatgtaaatatcaatataaaaatatttttaatactaatCCAAGCATTGGGTTTGGCTAAAACTGATGCTTAAAATTTTCCCTTTAATTTAGGGTGAATAAAATTCGATtcaactcgaaaagaatttcaaattttgaattaatcaaattaactcgattttttttttcaaatttagaatttgaaCCGAGTTAaattttcgaattcgaataactcaaataattaaaatgccAATCCTTTTACTTTCCTTCCCCCAATTCCCCTCAAACCCTTTTACTTTCTCTCAAAAAATTTTACTTCCTCAACCCCCtaaaacttttttcttttacttccctaaaaatatttattatttatattattgaattatttaatcatctgaatctttatctatttcattaaaattgaattattgttgatgctataaaatattcgtgttaaaatgtTCGCtagtatcaatttcacattttatctttaaaataacttttattaaaaaatcacatttttacatttaatatatttttaatttcaaaataaatggtgacaataatcaaaagataattgaagcaaGTAAAGAAGCTAACccgtatataaaagataaataaataaattatgaggggatggaagttaataacaaatttgattatggtGAGTGACAGTGGCTACAAGGacccaaagtcatttttttaaatttaactcagacaaatatattcgattcaatccaaattccatctcactcgattcgatttgagaaaagttcaaatcgagttaggatgataaaataggattcatcaactcgattaactcgaaattttttcattcaattcgatTGAAAGCTCACCCCTAATTCAGTCTTTCAACtatatctattttttcaattttattttgatcacaATTTAACACATAAATTATCGTTTtcattctaattaattaaaaaattgacaatGAAAACATAGTAAGTTTTGAGGTAGAATATAGGGGTGGAGCGGGGGCTGTGAGGCCTCTACCCTAAAAtggaagtttaatttttagttattttataatttataaaatttttaaattagtaaattgtaaaattatattttgagtCTGATGAAATTATCGTAAAATATATAACCTAATTTTAATCTCTAAATTGTTTGTCTAATTTCTCCcttgataaaatatgaaaaaaatgataattcagcaatgaaaagaaaacaaaaaaaaactaaatataaaaatagaaagcgGTTATAGTTGAAGGTCCGCGCAATTAATTTAGTATACTTTAGTTTTGCATTAGGAAAGATTTGTAATAATTATGAGTTCCTAGTACAAGACTAGAAAGAAAAAGCAAGGAAAATTGTAGGGCAATCCTTAAATTCCTTGAAAAAGATGTGAACTTTACCTGAATCTCCCGGGACCTGATCTTGCTATAGGTTCCGACATCCAAAACAGGGTACTTGCCGTCGGCAACTTTCATGAAAAATGGACCCTCCTTAGGCCTGCTAAGCCCGTACTTACTCAACTCCCTGTAAACCAGCTTGCTAAGCATGACCATCAACCAGTCCACCATGTTTAATGGTATATACTTCAACAGATTCAACCCCAAGTAAACCATTTCCCTCGAAAGTATATGAACCTGCACCCCCACACAAACACACAGATCAAtgatttgaatttcaaataatCAGATCCAAGTAGtatcttgtttcttttttcttcttcttaccGGGCTGCGAACGACGATGGATGTTTTGGCACCGTGATTCGCAAGGTCCATGGCGATCTCCATGCCGGAATTGCCTGACCCAACAACCAAAACGTTCTTGTCTCTAAACGCCTTCCCATTTTTGAACTGGGTTGAATGAAGAACATCTCCAGGAAACGATTTCAGTCCTTCAAGCTCAGGTGTGTAAGGGTCGGTTGCTTCTCCACTGGCGACGACCAAAAACCTCCCCCTGAACTCCTCGACCTCGCCGGAACCCAAGTTCCTGACCTTGACGGTCCATTCCTTGGTTATTTCATCGAACACAGCCAGCTCAACGCATCGACAATACAAAGGGGTGATCTTAAAATGAGAAACGTAGTCGTCCAAATAAGATACGAACTGTTGCTTAGAGATGAAACGGGGATAAGAGTGAGGGAAAGGGAGATGGGGAAGCTGGCAGAACTGCTTGTGTAAGTGAAGGTGGAGGCGATCGTAGGCGTATTTCTTCCAAAGGGAGGCGAAACAATCCTCTCTTTCGAGGATGATGTAAGGGATTGAGTGGAGGTTAAGGGAAGCGGCGGTAGCCAACCCTGAGGGGCCGGCTCCGATGATAATGACCGGTTGTTCTTGCATATTGCTTATGTTTTTCTGCAGTGCCCCAATCAGAAAAGGAAAAGCTAAATAAATTGGCTTTGTTTTGAAGGCAGGGAAGGAAGGATGGGCAATGGAAACATGGATGTGGGTTGTAGCTTTATACTACGATTACCGTAtaagacaaaattaatattggaaaaaatttgcttaaataattaatgtttcTTTCTTTGGATATCATTTTTTTTGATGAGATCATCTCTTATTCGGTGGCTCAGTTTTTTTTTCTGCTATATTATAAActtgaatttgtttttcttttaatcataGTCAATCCTTAAAGTTACGAACCAAAACTACTAAACTATCAtatatttgtactattaaatacatatatttatattttattaaaaatatacatcCATCTTATATAACATCTAATTGTCAACAAagctatttcaaaattttatacaatgccTATTTCTATTTAAGTATCCATACCTCTCCGAATCCTTAAACTGGAGAAAGAACACGTTTAAGCCCACTCAAATTTACATCCTCGTTGTTGTTGCAATAGCATAATATCATTTGAGTCAAGACTCAATCAATAAAGTTGCCAATTGGAATGGACTTAAAcccataataattttttgccgttcattaatatttatattaatagcttttgtttaaatatatataaataaaaattcatattctaCTTCTGGGTATAGAATATTGCACAACCTAGTaaggtgaaaattaaatttggcAACAAGGAAGTAGCTGTaattgtcacggggctagaactttagtctcaCAATCCATACGGCCTTAGGTGATTTCTTTGCTTCAAATTCACCTAAGTTAGTGTAGTTCTCGAAAATAAGAaatcacaaaggaatttctctAAGGGACCGAAATAAAACAGAAGCAACTCAAAGATAAATAAgcaatgaaaaaacaaaaaagccaTAA
The Gossypium raimondii isolate GPD5lz chromosome 8, ASM2569854v1, whole genome shotgun sequence DNA segment above includes these coding regions:
- the LOC105790777 gene encoding probable indole-3-pyruvate monooxygenase YUCCA10, with the protein product MQEQPVIIIGAGPSGLATAASLNLHSIPYIILEREDCFASLWKKYAYDRLHLHLHKQFCQLPHLPFPHSYPRFISKQQFVSYLDDYVSHFKITPLYCRCVELAVFDEITKEWTVKVRNLGSGEVEEFRGRFLVVASGEATDPYTPELEGLKSFPGDVLHSTQFKNGKAFRDKNVLVVGSGNSGMEIAMDLANHGAKTSIVVRSPVHILSREMVYLGLNLLKYIPLNMVDWLMVMLSKLVYRELSKYGLSRPKEGPFFMKVADGKYPVLDVGTYSKIRSREIQVLPAILSVKGNEVVFENAESHAFDTIVFCTGFKRSTHIWLKGDDYLLNDDGIPKPSFPNHWKGKNGLYCVGLSRRGLYGAGFDARNIADDIKSLLK